A genomic segment from uncultured Desulfuromonas sp. encodes:
- the accC gene encoding acetyl-CoA carboxylase biotin carboxylase subunit: MIHKVVIANRGEIALRILRACKELGIKTVAVHSDVDSEALHVKLADQSVCIGPAPSIDSYLNMKAIISAAEVTDADAIHPGYGFLSENAEFADICNNCGLTFIGPTAENMRLMGDKISARQTVTAAGVPILPGTKDGVPNVEEAVRIAGEIGYPVIIKATAGGGGRGMKIVHSPASLPNAFAAARSEAQSGFGNPEVYIEKYCERPRHVEIQIMADKHGNVIHLGERDCSIQRRHQKLIEEAPCAILPEDVRQRMGDCAVAAAKAVNYSSVGTIEFLLDANNDFYFMEMNTRVQVEHPVTEMITGIDIIKEQILAAAGEPLRFKQEDIKINGHAIECRINAEDPEKFTPCPGLINGYHTPGGLGVRIDSAVYDQYKVLPHYDSMIAKLIVHAETREEAIKRMSRALDEYLIEGIKTTIPFHQRIMNNKEFIEGNIDTGFLERVKI, from the coding sequence ATGATTCATAAGGTTGTAATAGCTAATCGAGGCGAGATTGCCCTACGTATTTTGCGTGCCTGTAAGGAATTAGGCATTAAAACTGTTGCGGTCCATTCTGATGTGGACAGTGAAGCTCTGCATGTCAAGCTTGCCGATCAAAGCGTCTGCATTGGTCCGGCGCCAAGTATTGACAGTTATTTGAATATGAAAGCGATCATCAGCGCTGCTGAGGTCACCGACGCTGATGCCATTCATCCCGGTTATGGCTTTTTGTCGGAAAATGCTGAATTTGCCGATATCTGTAATAACTGTGGTCTGACTTTTATTGGTCCGACTGCTGAAAATATGCGCCTGATGGGTGATAAAATCAGTGCTCGTCAAACAGTAACGGCTGCTGGTGTGCCGATTCTTCCCGGCACTAAAGATGGTGTTCCTAATGTTGAAGAAGCTGTGCGTATTGCCGGTGAGATCGGTTATCCGGTAATTATTAAGGCCACAGCCGGTGGTGGTGGCCGAGGTATGAAAATCGTCCACAGCCCTGCGTCCTTACCTAATGCGTTTGCTGCCGCACGTTCTGAGGCTCAATCTGGTTTTGGTAATCCTGAAGTTTATATCGAAAAATATTGTGAACGACCTCGCCATGTCGAGATTCAGATCATGGCAGACAAACACGGTAATGTGATCCATCTCGGTGAGCGTGACTGCTCGATTCAACGACGCCATCAAAAACTGATTGAGGAAGCTCCCTGTGCAATCCTTCCCGAAGACGTGCGTCAACGCATGGGGGACTGTGCCGTTGCTGCAGCAAAAGCTGTAAACTACTCGAGTGTTGGCACGATAGAGTTCCTGCTCGATGCCAACAATGATTTTTATTTCATGGAGATGAATACTCGCGTTCAAGTAGAACATCCCGTGACCGAGATGATCACCGGCATCGATATTATTAAAGAGCAAATTTTAGCGGCAGCTGGTGAACCCCTGCGTTTTAAGCAGGAAGATATCAAGATTAATGGTCATGCTATCGAGTGTCGGATCAATGCTGAAGATCCTGAAAAGTTTACGCCTTGCCCTGGACTGATTAATGGTTACCACACTCCGGGAGGATTAGGCGTGCGCATTGACAGTGCTGTTTATGATCAATATAAGGTGTTGCCTCACTACGATTCTATGATTGCTAAGTTGATCGTTCATGCAGAAACGCGCGAAGAAGCAATTAAGCGTATGTCGAGAGCTCTTGATGAATATCTGATTGAAGGAATCAAAACAACCATCCCTTTCCATCAGAGAATTATGAACAATAAAGAGTTTATCGAAGGCAATATTGACACTGGATTTTTGGAGCGTGTTAAAATCTAA
- a CDS encoding type 4a pilus biogenesis protein PilO: MDPRVEKLLKMPLYQRVLLLFVLLGVIVGGYVYFLYLPAKEELAKQQKSNQKVLVELQEKRRIANNLPRFKAEYEKMKKQLDLALNELPNESEIPSLLTSVAGLARDNGLEVLEFKPGKENPKGFYAEVPVALKLRGNYHEMALFCEAVSNLARIVNINNLNLSKPALVDGVTMLSVTNTVMTYRFVENPPAQKTTKKGKKK, from the coding sequence ATGGATCCACGTGTAGAAAAACTTTTAAAAATGCCTCTCTATCAGCGTGTATTGCTGCTGTTTGTGCTCTTGGGGGTTATCGTTGGAGGTTACGTTTATTTCCTGTATCTGCCAGCAAAGGAAGAACTGGCCAAACAACAGAAAAGCAACCAGAAAGTGCTTGTTGAACTGCAGGAGAAAAGGCGCATAGCCAACAATTTGCCTCGGTTCAAGGCTGAATATGAAAAAATGAAAAAACAGCTTGATCTTGCACTGAATGAGTTGCCCAACGAGAGTGAAATTCCCAGCTTGTTGACCAGTGTAGCTGGTTTGGCGAGGGACAATGGACTCGAAGTGTTGGAATTTAAGCCGGGCAAGGAGAATCCTAAAGGGTTTTATGCCGAAGTGCCGGTCGCTTTAAAACTTCGTGGTAATTACCATGAAATGGCCCTGTTCTGTGAAGCCGTTTCCAACTTGGCACGAATCGTTAATATCAATAATCTGAACTTGAGTAAACCTGCGCTTGTTGATGGCGTAACAATGCTGTCCGTAACAAATACCGTTATGACTTATCGCTTTGTTGAAAACCCGCCAGCCCAAAAGACTACGAAGAAAGGGAAGAAAAAATGA
- the aroB gene encoding 3-dehydroquinate synthase: protein MEQLLVGLGERSYQIFIDHQNYSNVIEELARISFPAKVVVISNTTVMPLYGPALKTILSQGGYDVQEIVVEDGESYKNSETLNTIYTRLIEYGCDRHSGIIALGGGVIGDMAGYAAATFLRGIPFVQIPTTVLSQVDSSVGGKTAINHPLGKNLIGAFYQPQAVFINVNTLSTLDRRNVLAGLAEVVKYGVMFDEPFFSWLEDHVDALLDLDSEAMAYAIKRSCELKAEVVAADEREASVRALLNYGHTFGHAVEQLSGYGTVLHGEAVAIGMVVAAEVSCFLELCQRTDIDRLTQLIHAFGLSSDVPKFTLQAYLEAMGRDKKVRNGVLRFVANVGIGQGRIITLENPEEVFHAILG, encoded by the coding sequence GTGGAACAGTTATTAGTTGGCTTGGGTGAGAGAAGCTATCAGATTTTTATTGACCACCAAAACTATTCAAACGTGATTGAAGAGCTTGCTAGGATCTCTTTCCCAGCCAAGGTTGTTGTCATCAGCAATACCACTGTAATGCCTCTTTATGGCCCTGCGTTGAAAACAATTTTGTCTCAGGGCGGTTATGATGTCCAAGAGATCGTTGTTGAAGATGGTGAAAGCTACAAAAATAGTGAAACGCTCAATACGATTTATACGCGTTTAATTGAATATGGGTGTGATAGACATTCTGGAATCATTGCTTTAGGTGGCGGCGTTATAGGAGATATGGCCGGTTATGCTGCCGCAACGTTTTTGCGTGGTATCCCTTTCGTACAGATTCCTACGACTGTATTGTCTCAGGTCGATAGCTCTGTCGGTGGAAAAACGGCGATAAATCATCCCCTTGGAAAGAATCTTATTGGTGCTTTTTATCAACCTCAAGCGGTGTTTATCAACGTCAATACGTTATCTACTCTTGACCGGAGAAATGTTTTAGCTGGACTTGCCGAGGTTGTCAAATATGGTGTTATGTTTGATGAACCTTTTTTCTCGTGGTTAGAAGACCATGTTGATGCCCTGCTTGATTTGGATAGCGAGGCAATGGCTTATGCTATCAAGCGATCCTGCGAATTAAAAGCTGAGGTTGTTGCCGCTGATGAACGGGAAGCCTCGGTGCGGGCACTTCTGAACTATGGACATACTTTTGGGCATGCCGTGGAGCAACTGTCAGGGTATGGGACGGTTCTTCATGGTGAAGCTGTTGCCATCGGAATGGTTGTTGCTGCTGAAGTTTCATGTTTCTTGGAATTGTGCCAACGTACAGACATTGATCGTCTGACTCAATTGATTCATGCCTTTGGCCTTAGTTCCGACGTCCCAAAATTCACTCTGCAGGCTTATCTGGAAGCGATGGGCCGAGATAAAAAAGTACGCAATGGCGTGCTGCGGTTTGTTGCTAACGTTGGAATCGGGCAAGGACGTATCATCACTCTTGAAAATCCTGAAGAGGTTTTTCACGCAATTTTAGGCTAG
- the accB gene encoding acetyl-CoA carboxylase biotin carboxyl carrier protein has product MDIKDIKSLIKVITDTDITEFEMENDEQRIVIKRGSEPEYVQVAAPAYSPVPAAAPVAAPVAASTAPAGEVAPAANDSYERIPSPIVGTFYAAPSPESDPYVKVGDIVEAGQTLCIVEAMKLMNEIEAEFKCKIVEISKANAQPVEYGDALFVVEKV; this is encoded by the coding sequence ATGGATATTAAAGATATCAAGTCATTGATCAAGGTTATTACAGATACAGATATCACCGAGTTTGAAATGGAGAATGACGAGCAGCGTATCGTCATTAAACGTGGCAGTGAGCCGGAATATGTTCAAGTTGCGGCACCGGCGTATTCTCCGGTACCTGCAGCAGCTCCTGTCGCAGCACCCGTTGCTGCATCGACTGCACCGGCAGGTGAAGTTGCACCGGCAGCCAATGATTCTTATGAAAGGATTCCTTCTCCTATTGTTGGAACCTTTTATGCCGCACCTTCTCCTGAATCTGATCCTTATGTCAAAGTGGGTGATATCGTCGAGGCTGGACAGACCTTGTGTATTGTTGAAGCCATGAAGCTGATGAACGAAATCGAGGCGGAATTCAAATGTAAAATTGTCGAGATCTCCAAAGCCAATGCTCAGCCTGTTGAGTATGGAGATGCCTTGTTTGTGGTTGAAAAGGTATAA
- the pilQ gene encoding type IV pilus secretin PilQ — protein sequence MTVLIKPISKTMSYLAVVLSLFFSLGGLDNSVAHAAMATVTDVEVADSSATLKIGDSAVEFDSYTLGAPSRLVVDVKNVLPAFEERSFTVDSGFSAIRVGLYADKTRFVFDGISDKLPLAEVKNVDGDIVVDWSGKTQVSVPAPRSEAPVSVDAINFDSKDGVSSFTVDLNGAFELVETQQEGDTILFGVKDAVIPRSLRRVVDASVFPSSILQITPYSTIIAETRNVMFSAKMKGPVEYAVKKMGNTLEFSTVDGVFAETSAQPVESVYVPVETVQATTTTSPAVVTPSSSYDNQPGDVAQVIDRIEGESAQGLLAAKSDADSPKIYTGEPVTLMLDDADVRKVMQLIAEISDLNIILSDDVSGKVSLRLHDVPWDQALDLILDIKQLGTIRTGNVVRVLPLKTIKNMEAERLKAVKDIKKLEETQTEVFVVSYKDTKAIEDVIEDVLSNQGEVQVIDGSKKIMVNDIPSKLDEIRALIAELDEPVKQVMIEARIVEMRNTEGLDLGVNWGLTYQNDALSDIGEQTSTYTDPDTGIKYDTSFSRTDGVLSISETKTYPDGTTESHTNTGDKGGIGNEILDTVSFGLGGAFLQSAAAGTAGLGSVITFGRTGLDSTVLDLRISALETSGEAKVVSSPKVLTLDGESARIEQGTSIPYQSTSDNGTTTEFEDATLSLEVKPEVNPDGTVILEILASNSSIGSTVSTGAGSAPAIDTKEAETKLLLKSGETTVIGGIYVEANYHSNTGTPFLKDIPYLGKLFESNSDSRERNELLIFITPHIVE from the coding sequence ATGACCGTGTTGATCAAGCCAATAAGTAAAACGATGAGCTATCTTGCTGTGGTTCTGTCTCTGTTCTTCTCTCTTGGTGGATTAGATAACAGTGTCGCTCATGCAGCTATGGCTACTGTAACAGACGTAGAAGTTGCCGATTCATCTGCCACGTTGAAAATCGGTGATAGCGCCGTTGAGTTTGACTCCTACACCTTAGGTGCTCCTTCCCGTCTTGTTGTTGACGTAAAGAATGTTCTCCCTGCTTTTGAAGAGCGCAGTTTTACCGTTGATTCTGGATTTTCGGCCATACGTGTTGGGCTTTATGCCGATAAGACGCGGTTTGTCTTTGATGGTATTTCTGATAAGTTGCCGCTGGCTGAGGTAAAGAACGTTGACGGTGATATTGTGGTTGACTGGTCTGGAAAAACACAGGTTTCTGTGCCTGCACCTCGCTCGGAAGCTCCTGTCTCTGTTGATGCAATCAACTTTGATAGCAAAGATGGTGTTTCTTCTTTTACCGTTGATCTTAATGGTGCCTTTGAATTGGTCGAGACGCAACAGGAAGGTGATACCATTTTGTTTGGTGTAAAGGACGCCGTTATTCCTCGTTCATTACGTCGCGTTGTCGATGCGTCAGTATTCCCGAGTTCAATTTTACAAATTACACCATATTCAACGATTATTGCTGAGACACGCAATGTCATGTTTTCGGCAAAAATGAAAGGCCCTGTTGAATATGCAGTTAAAAAAATGGGCAATACCCTCGAATTCAGCACGGTAGATGGCGTTTTTGCTGAAACCTCTGCTCAGCCTGTCGAGAGCGTGTATGTTCCTGTCGAAACAGTTCAGGCAACAACGACCACTAGCCCTGCGGTCGTGACACCAAGTTCCAGTTATGACAATCAGCCAGGAGATGTTGCTCAGGTTATTGATCGCATTGAGGGGGAATCTGCACAGGGATTGCTGGCCGCTAAATCAGATGCGGATTCGCCAAAAATTTATACAGGTGAACCTGTTACTTTGATGCTGGATGATGCCGATGTTCGTAAGGTGATGCAGCTCATTGCCGAGATTAGTGATCTGAACATTATTTTATCTGACGATGTATCCGGTAAAGTTTCTCTACGGCTTCATGACGTTCCTTGGGATCAGGCTCTTGACTTGATTCTTGATATTAAACAGCTTGGTACAATTCGGACTGGAAATGTTGTACGTGTTCTTCCGTTGAAAACGATTAAAAATATGGAAGCCGAGCGTCTCAAAGCTGTAAAAGATATTAAAAAACTAGAAGAAACTCAGACAGAAGTTTTTGTTGTCAGCTATAAGGATACAAAAGCGATTGAAGACGTCATTGAGGATGTTTTAAGTAATCAGGGTGAGGTTCAGGTTATTGATGGTAGTAAAAAAATTATGGTGAATGATATTCCGTCAAAACTTGATGAAATACGCGCCCTGATTGCTGAACTTGATGAACCCGTCAAGCAAGTTATGATCGAGGCCCGCATCGTTGAGATGCGGAATACGGAAGGGTTAGATCTTGGTGTCAACTGGGGGCTTACTTACCAAAATGATGCTTTGAGTGATATTGGCGAGCAAACTTCAACATATACGGACCCTGACACTGGCATTAAATATGATACTTCGTTTTCCCGTACGGATGGCGTGCTCTCGATCTCGGAGACAAAAACTTATCCTGATGGAACAACCGAAAGCCACACTAACACTGGTGATAAAGGTGGAATCGGAAACGAGATTCTAGACACGGTGTCTTTTGGTTTAGGAGGGGCCTTCCTGCAATCGGCTGCCGCTGGAACTGCAGGTCTTGGAAGCGTTATTACTTTTGGGCGTACAGGGTTGGATTCCACTGTGCTTGATTTAAGAATTTCAGCGCTGGAGACTTCAGGTGAGGCTAAAGTTGTTTCCTCGCCGAAAGTTTTGACGTTGGATGGTGAGTCGGCGAGAATTGAACAAGGTACGTCTATTCCGTATCAGTCGACGAGTGATAACGGAACAACAACCGAGTTTGAAGATGCAACTTTATCTCTGGAAGTTAAACCGGAAGTGAATCCGGACGGCACTGTGATCCTCGAGATTTTGGCATCAAACAGTAGTATCGGTTCCACCGTTTCCACTGGCGCTGGTAGCGCTCCGGCGATTGATACGAAGGAAGCTGAAACAAAATTGCTTCTGAAGTCTGGTGAAACGACAGTTATCGGTGGTATCTATGTTGAAGCAAATTATCACAGTAATACTGGGACTCCTTTCCTAAAGGATATTCCGTATCTTGGGAAGCTGTTCGAGTCAAACAGTGACAGTCGCGAACGCAATGAACTGTTGATTTTTATTACACCTCATATTGTTGAATAA
- a CDS encoding pilus assembly protein PilP, producing MMRFFALILTVSLCWGLAGCGNDDAPAKIKKVTPKAVTNKVKAKKELKEPEPDKVIKKFTYIPDGRRDPFASLLTIREPLSDEEPETPLQRFGLKELKLIAIVLGQNEPRAMVVAPDKKAYTLVAGVKVGRNRGQVVEITGDKIVIEERYRDFSGALRTELKEIALPQGEGE from the coding sequence ATGATGAGATTTTTTGCTCTAATTTTGACTGTTTCCCTTTGCTGGGGACTTGCTGGCTGCGGTAACGATGATGCGCCTGCAAAGATAAAAAAAGTCACGCCCAAGGCTGTGACAAATAAAGTGAAAGCCAAAAAGGAGCTCAAAGAGCCTGAGCCCGATAAGGTTATTAAAAAGTTCACTTATATTCCTGATGGACGGCGAGATCCATTCGCTTCTTTGCTCACAATCCGTGAGCCACTGAGTGATGAAGAACCTGAAACACCTTTACAGCGTTTTGGTCTGAAAGAGCTGAAGCTTATCGCTATTGTTTTGGGCCAAAATGAACCCCGGGCAATGGTCGTTGCTCCGGATAAAAAGGCTTATACGCTAGTTGCGGGTGTAAAAGTGGGGCGTAACCGTGGACAAGTTGTAGAAATTACTGGAGATAAAATCGTTATTGAGGAGCGCTACCGAGACTTTTCAGGGGCGTTACGTACTGAGTTGAAGGAAATTGCACTTCCTCAAGGAGAAGGGGAATAG
- a CDS encoding roadblock/LC7 domain-containing protein: MFKTILQDIVDQTPGATSIVLMGCDGIAVDSVFRQGTPAERTQAVTVEFAAVIKELIHTTQLLSAGSLKEVMVKCEHLTIVLEMLSEEYFVALLFDDDANIGKGRYLLRRDAYKLKKELE, translated from the coding sequence ATGTTTAAAACGATTTTACAGGATATTGTTGACCAGACTCCCGGTGCGACCTCAATCGTTTTAATGGGGTGTGATGGTATTGCCGTAGATTCTGTTTTTCGCCAGGGAACCCCAGCGGAGCGCACCCAGGCTGTGACGGTAGAATTTGCTGCAGTGATCAAGGAGCTGATTCATACCACCCAATTATTGTCAGCGGGTTCCTTGAAGGAAGTTATGGTCAAGTGTGAACACCTGACGATTGTCCTCGAAATGCTGAGTGAGGAATATTTTGTTGCCTTGCTGTTTGACGATGATGCCAATATTGGCAAGGGACGTTATTTGTTGCGTCGCGATGCGTATAAACTCAAGAAGGAATTGGAATAG
- the pilM gene encoding type IV pilus assembly protein PilM — protein MFGSKKDIVGIDIGASAVKLVQLHEGKSGFQLLKMDREPLPPEAVVDSSIMDSSAVVMAIRDLMARNHIKASDVTTSVSGHSVIIRKISLALMTEDELENSIQWEAEQYIPFEMSEVFLDYHILGPDPNDQGQMEVILVAAKKDFVDEYVAVFKESGLNPTIVDVDSFAIENIYCTVYDNESLTVVALIDMGASGIQVNVLKNNVSVFTREIQLGGNSYNEELQKQFGINSEDAESLKLGVNALSLDAETVQDALQRVSDNLVQEVRRSLDFFSATFADEKVEKVYVTGGVSLTPNLISSLAEGLDSPVDILDPFSRMAINEKDFDLDYVKSATPFFSVAAGLATRKLGDKL, from the coding sequence GGAATTGATATTGGAGCCAGTGCTGTCAAGCTGGTGCAGCTTCATGAAGGTAAGTCCGGTTTTCAGCTTTTAAAAATGGACCGAGAGCCTTTGCCCCCTGAAGCTGTGGTCGATAGCTCTATCATGGACTCCAGTGCCGTAGTCATGGCTATCCGGGATTTGATGGCAAGAAACCATATCAAAGCATCTGATGTGACTACGTCTGTTTCAGGGCATTCAGTTATTATCCGCAAGATATCGCTGGCTCTGATGACGGAAGATGAATTGGAAAATTCCATTCAATGGGAGGCTGAACAATATATTCCCTTTGAGATGTCAGAGGTTTTTCTTGATTATCATATTCTTGGACCTGATCCGAATGATCAGGGGCAGATGGAGGTTATCCTCGTCGCGGCAAAGAAGGATTTTGTTGATGAATATGTCGCTGTCTTTAAAGAGAGCGGTTTGAATCCAACGATTGTCGATGTCGACAGCTTTGCTATTGAGAATATTTACTGTACCGTTTACGACAATGAGTCTTTGACCGTCGTTGCCCTGATTGACATGGGGGCTAGCGGTATTCAGGTGAATGTCTTAAAAAATAATGTCTCCGTTTTTACACGTGAAATTCAACTCGGAGGCAATAGCTACAATGAAGAATTGCAGAAGCAGTTCGGTATTAACAGTGAAGATGCCGAGTCGTTAAAGCTTGGTGTTAATGCACTGAGTTTGGATGCTGAAACAGTTCAGGATGCGTTGCAGAGGGTTTCTGATAACCTTGTTCAGGAAGTGCGACGGTCGCTGGACTTTTTTTCTGCCACTTTTGCGGATGAAAAAGTTGAGAAAGTTTATGTGACAGGTGGCGTTTCTTTAACTCCGAATCTCATTTCATCTCTCGCTGAAGGTTTGGACAGTCCAGTTGACATTCTAGATCCGTTCAGTCGAATGGCAATCAATGAAAAAGATTTTGATCTTGATTATGTCAAATCCGCTACCCCGTTCTTTTCTGTTGCCGCTGGTTTGGCCACGCGTAAGTTGGGAGATAAATTATGA
- a CDS encoding PilN domain-containing protein — MIRINLLPVKAAQKKEQLRNQVIVAVLALVIVVAGCLFVEMTIQSDIKTVKADIAKNKEEIKSLQKKIGEVNKFKALQEELKNKLEVLQTLKDAKSGPVHLMDDLISALPENLWVTSFSEKGGNITIKGVGLSEDDVADFMTNLDTSPYYKNVRLKVTKQKAARGLRLQNFELVCKAEKPSDKSKK, encoded by the coding sequence ATGATTCGTATTAATCTGCTTCCGGTAAAAGCTGCACAGAAAAAAGAACAACTTCGTAATCAGGTCATTGTGGCTGTTTTGGCGCTCGTTATCGTTGTCGCTGGGTGCCTCTTTGTTGAAATGACGATTCAGTCCGATATTAAAACCGTCAAAGCGGATATTGCAAAAAATAAAGAAGAAATAAAAAGTCTCCAAAAGAAAATTGGCGAGGTTAATAAATTTAAGGCTCTGCAGGAAGAGTTGAAAAACAAACTGGAGGTATTGCAGACATTGAAGGATGCGAAGTCCGGTCCGGTTCATCTTATGGATGATCTTATTTCTGCTCTTCCTGAGAATCTGTGGGTGACCTCTTTTAGTGAAAAAGGTGGAAATATCACGATAAAAGGTGTTGGGCTCAGTGAAGACGATGTTGCCGATTTTATGACAAACCTTGATACGTCGCCGTATTATAAAAATGTTCGTTTAAAAGTGACGAAGCAAAAGGCGGCGAGAGGTCTGCGATTGCAGAATTTTGAACTGGTTTGTAAGGCTGAGAAACCTTCTGATAAGTCCAAGAAGTAG
- a CDS encoding shikimate kinase, with protein sequence MTLSEDDGIILFLREGLELIVNKENIYLIGFMGAGKSTVGTLLSSELSMPFIDLDEKIVERYQCSINQIFHQQGESTFRDYETKMLQELSLLKGHVVSTGGGVIGSDRNWAIMNEFGVVIYLSCSWLMTLERLKGSNGRPLFNDNDLATLKELYDSRLDRYRKADFVIDVDELTPQQVVARIKLMLE encoded by the coding sequence ATGACCCTGTCTGAAGACGATGGTATTATTCTGTTTCTTCGAGAGGGATTGGAACTGATAGTGAATAAAGAAAATATCTATCTGATTGGATTTATGGGGGCAGGGAAGTCAACAGTGGGGACACTGTTGTCGTCTGAACTGTCGATGCCTTTCATAGATCTGGATGAAAAAATTGTTGAACGTTATCAGTGCTCAATTAATCAGATTTTTCATCAACAAGGTGAATCGACGTTTCGAGATTATGAAACGAAAATGCTTCAGGAGCTTTCTCTGCTGAAGGGGCACGTTGTTTCAACAGGTGGTGGTGTTATTGGCTCTGATCGCAATTGGGCGATTATGAATGAGTTTGGCGTGGTCATTTATCTATCCTGTTCATGGCTTATGACACTTGAACGCCTCAAGGGATCAAATGGGAGACCTTTGTTTAATGACAATGATTTGGCAACACTGAAAGAGCTTTACGACAGTCGACTTGATCGTTATCGTAAAGCTGATTTTGTCATTGATGTAGATGAATTGACACCGCAACAAGTGGTTGCGAGAATCAAGTTGATGCTTGAGTAA
- a CDS encoding Xaa-Pro peptidase family protein yields MLEYRIDRLRELMHREDVDAIVFFNPLNLRYFCGFTGTDGVLLVTREQSYFLTDSRYTAQAEAQVSAGYRRQYSQKVEGVIEALSECAVTRIGFEADFVTVSFHHKLLKQASSFELIPLDTPLGEFRQVKDDAEIRCLEKAAQLNKQAFDAVLPLIKPGVTEQEIALELECFLRRAGGEEKAFDLIVASGDRGALPHGVASDKKIESGDLVTIDFGTRFEGYHSDETVTVAVGDVSEELRTIYDIVLQAHDQALAALSPSIRASEIDAVARQYIEKRGYGKFFGHGLGHGVGLEIHEAPTLSPRSEAFLTSGMVFTIEPGIYVPGVGGVRIEDTVLMTVDGYRCLTQIPKKYRQVA; encoded by the coding sequence ATGTTAGAGTATCGGATTGATCGCTTACGCGAGTTGATGCATCGTGAAGATGTTGATGCCATTGTTTTTTTTAACCCGTTGAATTTGCGTTATTTTTGCGGTTTTACGGGGACGGATGGTGTCTTGTTGGTGACCCGCGAACAGAGTTATTTTTTAACAGATTCGCGATACACTGCGCAGGCCGAAGCGCAGGTGTCGGCCGGGTACCGGCGCCAGTATTCTCAGAAGGTCGAAGGGGTTATAGAGGCCTTGTCTGAGTGTGCGGTGACCCGGATCGGGTTTGAGGCTGATTTTGTAACCGTCTCTTTTCACCATAAATTGCTGAAGCAGGCATCTTCGTTTGAACTTATCCCTCTGGATACGCCACTGGGAGAATTTCGTCAGGTCAAAGATGATGCTGAAATTCGTTGTCTTGAAAAAGCGGCCCAACTGAACAAGCAAGCTTTTGACGCGGTTTTGCCCCTGATAAAACCGGGCGTAACTGAGCAGGAGATTGCCTTGGAATTGGAATGTTTTCTTCGCCGGGCAGGAGGTGAGGAGAAAGCCTTTGATTTGATCGTAGCCTCTGGCGATCGTGGGGCTTTACCTCATGGCGTTGCTTCTGACAAGAAGATTGAGTCAGGTGATCTGGTCACCATCGATTTTGGTACTCGTTTTGAGGGGTATCATTCCGATGAGACCGTGACGGTAGCAGTTGGAGACGTTTCTGAAGAGCTCAGGACAATTTACGATATTGTTCTTCAGGCTCATGATCAGGCGTTGGCAGCACTTTCACCGTCAATTAGGGCCAGCGAAATTGATGCGGTGGCCCGTCAGTATATCGAAAAAAGGGGATATGGTAAGTTCTTCGGCCATGGTTTAGGCCATGGAGTCGGCCTTGAAATCCATGAGGCTCCGACCTTATCACCACGCTCAGAGGCTTTTTTGACTTCAGGGATGGTTTTTACCATCGAGCCTGGTATTTATGTTCCTGGGGTCGGCGGAGTTCGTATTGAAGATACTGTCCTGATGACAGTAGATGGTTATCGTTGCCTGACGCAAATCCCCAAAAAATATCGTCAGGTCGCATGA
- the aroQ gene encoding type II 3-dehydroquinate dehydratase has product MKIKIIHGPNLNMLGIREPGVYGKATLDAINHDLCCAGDKLGTSVECYQSNHEGDLVDAIQSALSEGVAGIVINPGAYTHTSIALRDAISAVALPVIEVHLSNIHARESFRHHSYLAPVCLGQICGLGAQGYHLALMALFDHLKPSS; this is encoded by the coding sequence ATGAAAATTAAAATAATTCATGGTCCAAACCTCAATATGCTGGGAATTCGTGAGCCTGGTGTGTACGGTAAGGCAACCTTAGATGCGATCAATCATGATCTTTGTTGTGCTGGCGATAAACTGGGGACCTCAGTTGAGTGCTATCAATCCAATCATGAAGGCGATCTTGTAGATGCCATCCAGTCGGCTTTGAGTGAAGGTGTCGCCGGTATTGTCATCAATCCAGGGGCTTACACACATACCAGCATTGCATTACGCGATGCGATATCTGCGGTCGCTTTGCCGGTTATCGAAGTCCATTTGTCGAATATCCACGCCCGTGAATCGTTTCGTCATCATTCATATCTGGCACCGGTTTGTCTCGGTCAGATCTGTGGTTTGGGTGCTCAGGGCTATCATCTTGCCTTGATGGCTTTGTTTGACCATTTGAAACCTTCTTCTTAA